Proteins encoded in a region of the Isosphaeraceae bacterium EP7 genome:
- a CDS encoding cupin domain-containing protein gives MKTPGLMGLQAFGGQLREAMTGRVPAGESSPHDEAPSYSLEASDYLDSLYRIPAAGHLDPSARSSTGGARVSFLRVLPGMESPYLVRHRRDEVVYVVTQGRGQFLVDGEAVDAPAGTVLRVRPESSRAWRNLSTEDFCLIVVQTRARRPGPSRRSDAVGLAAPIRWPR, from the coding sequence ATGAAGACCCCGGGACTGATGGGCTTGCAGGCCTTCGGCGGCCAGCTCAGGGAGGCGATGACGGGGCGAGTGCCGGCGGGCGAGTCATCGCCCCACGACGAGGCCCCGTCTTACTCGCTTGAGGCGTCCGACTACCTGGACTCGCTCTACCGGATTCCGGCCGCGGGGCACCTTGATCCGTCGGCCCGGTCGTCGACGGGAGGAGCACGAGTCTCGTTCCTCCGCGTGCTGCCGGGGATGGAAAGCCCGTACCTGGTCCGACATCGGCGCGACGAGGTCGTCTACGTGGTGACGCAGGGGCGGGGCCAATTCCTGGTCGACGGCGAGGCGGTGGACGCACCGGCCGGGACCGTGCTGCGGGTGAGGCCCGAGTCGTCTCGCGCCTGGCGCAACCTCTCGACCGAGGACTTCTGCCTGATCGTCGTCCAGACACGGGCGCGGCGGCCGGGGCCTTCAAGGCGGTCCGACGCCGTCGGACTCGCGGCCCCGATCCGCTGGCCCCGCTGA
- the rdgB gene encoding RdgB/HAM1 family non-canonical purine NTP pyrophosphatase has translation MNDPIRLYLGTRNAKKLRELAQLINPPWESNARLGRLDVHSLDAHPDLADVVEDATTFADNAAKKASEVALALNAWVLADDSGLAVDALNGAPGVMSARYAGTHGDDGANNLKLLADLAEIPESRRGAAFVCALALADPTGAIRLEAEGACRGRIIREGNGEGGFGYDPLFLIPEYHKTFAQMGALAKHQLSHRARAFSKLRPMLDRLIATGAMDGPAS, from the coding sequence ATGAACGACCCGATCCGCCTCTACCTGGGCACCCGCAACGCCAAGAAGCTGCGCGAGCTGGCCCAGCTCATCAACCCGCCCTGGGAGTCGAACGCCCGCCTCGGGCGGCTCGACGTCCATTCCCTCGACGCCCACCCCGACCTGGCCGACGTGGTCGAAGATGCCACGACCTTCGCCGACAACGCCGCGAAGAAGGCCTCCGAGGTCGCCCTGGCGCTCAACGCCTGGGTCCTCGCCGATGACTCGGGCCTGGCCGTCGACGCCCTCAACGGGGCCCCCGGCGTCATGTCGGCCCGCTACGCCGGCACCCACGGCGACGACGGCGCCAACAACCTGAAGCTGCTCGCCGACCTGGCCGAAATCCCCGAATCGCGTCGAGGCGCCGCCTTCGTCTGCGCCCTCGCCCTGGCCGATCCGACCGGCGCCATCCGCCTCGAGGCCGAGGGCGCCTGCCGCGGGCGAATCATCCGCGAAGGGAACGGCGAGGGCGGATTCGGATATGATCCGCTCTTCCTGATTCCCGAGTATCACAAGACCTTCGCCCAGATGGGGGCCCTGGCCAAGCATCAGCTCAGCCACCGCGCCCGCGCCTTCAGCAAGCTCAGGCCGATGCTCGACCGGCTCATCGCGACGGGGGCGATGGACGGCCCGGCATCCTGA
- a CDS encoding GTP-binding protein, which yields MPDPVEAPGTPLQNLADEAAVQAALDDAIRAAGATDGDGLFVRARESLEQTIKGLKLSPEEEQALSGEIGQLRDLAVKLDEGSVEIAAFGMVSRGKSSVLNALLGREIFQAGATHGTTVSRGTERWEGATSADHTFHGSKLVLVDTPGIDEVGGEAREKAARDVARHADLILFVVSGDMQRVEFEALATLREAKKPIILVFNQIDRYPDTDRDAIYAKIKDERVRALVRPDDVVMTAARPDPIKVVTRLANGTKTVEWERPEPDVGALKRRILDVLEREGKALVALNTLLFAGDLHEEIVAHKLRIRDEAANRLIWNYSLAKGAAVGLNPIPVADMAGGLAVDVAMIVGLSRLYGIALTQQTARSLVYDMIRAQGALGAVEVITRLAGWGIKASLGGATAATGGMALPLAALGYTALGLTLGSTAASTSYFLGHGAKFYLKQGCQWGPAGIKTVIHEILREAREDSIVERLRDELKRTIGEKLRGLRGKKPLS from the coding sequence ATGCCGGATCCGGTCGAAGCCCCAGGCACCCCGCTCCAGAATCTGGCCGACGAGGCCGCAGTCCAGGCGGCCCTCGATGATGCGATCCGCGCCGCGGGCGCCACCGACGGCGACGGCCTGTTCGTCCGCGCCCGCGAGAGCCTGGAGCAGACGATCAAGGGCTTGAAGCTCAGCCCCGAGGAGGAGCAGGCGCTCTCAGGCGAGATCGGCCAGTTGCGCGACCTGGCCGTGAAGCTCGACGAGGGGAGCGTGGAGATCGCCGCCTTCGGCATGGTCAGTCGCGGCAAGTCGTCGGTCCTCAACGCCCTGCTCGGTCGCGAGATCTTCCAGGCGGGGGCCACGCACGGCACGACCGTCAGCCGGGGGACCGAACGCTGGGAAGGCGCGACCTCGGCCGACCACACGTTTCACGGCTCGAAGCTGGTGCTGGTCGACACCCCCGGCATCGACGAGGTGGGGGGCGAGGCCCGCGAGAAGGCGGCCCGGGACGTCGCGCGGCACGCCGACCTGATCCTCTTCGTCGTCTCCGGCGACATGCAGCGCGTCGAGTTCGAGGCCCTGGCCACCTTGCGCGAGGCCAAGAAGCCGATCATCCTCGTCTTCAACCAGATCGACCGCTACCCGGACACCGACCGCGACGCCATCTACGCCAAGATCAAGGACGAGCGAGTGCGGGCCCTGGTGCGGCCCGACGACGTGGTGATGACGGCCGCACGGCCCGACCCGATCAAGGTCGTCACGAGGCTGGCCAACGGCACCAAGACCGTGGAGTGGGAGCGTCCCGAGCCCGACGTCGGGGCCCTGAAGCGGCGGATCCTCGACGTGCTCGAGCGCGAGGGGAAGGCGCTCGTGGCCCTCAATACTCTGCTCTTCGCCGGCGACCTGCACGAAGAGATCGTGGCGCACAAGCTGCGGATCCGCGACGAGGCCGCCAATCGCCTGATCTGGAACTACTCGCTGGCCAAGGGCGCGGCCGTCGGGCTGAACCCGATCCCGGTGGCCGACATGGCCGGCGGCCTAGCCGTCGACGTGGCGATGATCGTCGGCCTGAGCCGGCTCTACGGGATCGCGCTCACTCAGCAGACCGCCCGCAGCCTGGTCTACGACATGATCCGGGCCCAGGGCGCGCTCGGGGCCGTCGAGGTCATCACCCGCCTGGCCGGCTGGGGGATCAAGGCGTCGCTGGGCGGGGCCACCGCGGCGACCGGAGGGATGGCCCTGCCGCTGGCCGCTCTGGGGTACACCGCTCTGGGGCTGACCCTCGGGAGCACGGCCGCCTCCACGTCGTACTTCCTGGGACACGGGGCGAAGTTCTATCTGAAGCAGGGGTGCCAGTGGGGCCCCGCGGGCATCAAGACCGTCATCCACGAGATCCTCCGCGAGGCGCGTGAGGACTCGATCGTCGAGCGCCTGCGCGACGAGCTGAAGCGGACGATCGGCGAGAAGCTGCGGGGGCTCAGGGGCAAGAAGCCCTTGTCCTGA
- a CDS encoding all3515 family Zur-repressed PEP-CTERM protein, with protein sequence MTMTRFFAVPAILAAALTTSARADLADYYIGRDIGATAGTNSGHLTLLLNHGNHFHRLGVYGGATGQIPEASANGTLQLSPGAGIFDGRLISTPFDDGSSASEYSRLEVRSFNELLGQPAGSTTQILADSSAGRYQGSLAGIRVGYELVSISDGLSVLDERGNTLLANVGDQYSLGFADSFSPFNPIFATDSLISAGLVLSATFRLVDLDSANPEATASGNFTYNFTTVSAAVPEPSTLVMSGLGLAGLVLAGRRSGIRRIV encoded by the coding sequence ATGACCATGACCCGATTCTTCGCCGTACCCGCGATCCTGGCCGCCGCCCTGACGACCTCGGCTCGCGCCGACCTCGCCGATTACTACATCGGCCGAGACATTGGCGCCACGGCCGGCACCAATTCAGGCCATCTGACCCTGCTGTTAAACCACGGGAACCACTTCCACCGGCTGGGCGTCTACGGCGGTGCGACCGGTCAGATTCCCGAGGCCTCGGCCAACGGCACGCTCCAGCTCTCGCCGGGGGCCGGCATCTTCGACGGTCGCCTCATCAGCACCCCGTTCGACGACGGCTCCAGCGCCTCGGAGTACAGCAGGCTCGAAGTCCGCTCGTTCAACGAGCTGCTCGGCCAGCCGGCCGGTTCCACCACCCAGATCCTGGCCGACAGCAGCGCGGGCCGTTACCAGGGCTCCCTCGCCGGCATCCGCGTCGGCTATGAACTCGTCTCGATCTCGGACGGGCTCTCCGTCCTCGACGAGCGGGGGAACACGCTACTGGCGAACGTCGGCGACCAGTACAGCCTTGGTTTCGCCGATTCGTTCAGCCCCTTCAACCCGATCTTCGCCACCGACTCTCTGATCTCGGCTGGCCTGGTCCTGTCCGCCACCTTCCGGCTGGTGGACCTGGACAGCGCAAATCCCGAAGCGACGGCGTCGGGCAATTTCACCTACAACTTCACGACCGTCTCGGCCGCCGTGCCCGAGCCCTCGACCCTGGTCATGTCGGGCCTCGGCCTGGCTGGCCTGGTCCTCGCCGGTCGTAGGAGTGGAATCCGGCGCATCGTCTGA
- a CDS encoding TetR/AcrR family transcriptional regulator, which translates to MRPADPEKLPRILASATRLFAERGFHAVRMEDIATQAGVAKGTLYLFFKDKERLFRAMVADAMGRGLDEVESRLADVPGARDRLRIVIDESVRFSDLYPHYLEVLHQLDSTPPEKRDADIEAKRARYIGLIVETLRSLEADGVAPIGQPERATLALLGMLHRIMVATPRPWPDDLADWIERQFLYGLAGGPGQC; encoded by the coding sequence GTGCGCCCGGCCGATCCCGAGAAATTGCCGAGGATCCTCGCGTCGGCCACGAGGCTCTTCGCCGAGCGCGGGTTCCACGCCGTGCGAATGGAAGATATTGCCACCCAGGCGGGGGTGGCCAAGGGGACGCTCTATCTCTTCTTCAAGGACAAGGAGCGGCTCTTTCGCGCGATGGTGGCCGACGCGATGGGCCGGGGGCTCGACGAGGTCGAGTCGCGGCTGGCCGACGTGCCCGGCGCCCGCGATCGCCTTCGCATCGTCATCGACGAGTCGGTGCGCTTCTCCGACCTCTACCCCCACTATCTGGAGGTGCTGCACCAACTCGACAGCACCCCGCCGGAGAAGCGCGACGCGGACATTGAAGCGAAGCGGGCCCGGTATATCGGCCTGATCGTCGAGACGCTGCGTTCGCTAGAAGCCGACGGGGTGGCGCCGATCGGCCAGCCCGAGCGGGCCACGCTGGCCCTGCTGGGGATGCTGCACCGGATCATGGTGGCCACCCCCAGGCCCTGGCCCGACGACCTGGCCGACTGGATCGAGCGGCAGTTCCTCTATGGCCTCGCCGGCGGGCCGGGGCAGTGCTGA
- a CDS encoding PEP-CTERM sorting domain-containing protein, whose translation MISAISSAFAAGLFLSAAPAGADQVLTDTATFTFIVGEGTAGVSGKDSLTAGHGDIGVAYEDGGLHLHYHIGKGATLGGSTVGASDGVERTPESVASVVNYQLKAGELSPSIRDYFGTSGAGSIYGVPISPAQGAPNLGFATEDLDNSIFTSGQWSLLGASGTGIDNGGQFALWTFGPGGARPLLASAAGVTPGNTFDEPAIGAHAHYYFGFSGAGVYNLTLRFTGTTNLPDPVTPAVPEPATLVMSGLGLAGVCFAGLRRKKTITVEA comes from the coding sequence ATGATTTCCGCCATCTCTTCCGCGTTCGCCGCGGGCCTGTTCCTCTCGGCGGCCCCCGCGGGAGCCGACCAGGTCCTGACCGACACGGCCACGTTCACGTTCATCGTGGGCGAGGGCACCGCCGGCGTCTCCGGCAAGGATAGCCTCACCGCCGGTCACGGCGACATCGGCGTCGCCTATGAGGACGGCGGTCTGCACCTGCATTATCACATCGGTAAGGGAGCCACCCTGGGCGGCAGCACCGTGGGGGCATCCGATGGGGTCGAACGGACGCCCGAATCGGTCGCCTCGGTCGTGAACTATCAGCTCAAGGCGGGCGAGCTGTCGCCGTCGATCCGCGATTACTTCGGCACCTCGGGCGCCGGGAGCATTTACGGCGTCCCGATCAGCCCCGCCCAGGGGGCCCCGAATCTCGGCTTCGCCACAGAGGACCTGGACAACTCGATCTTCACCTCCGGCCAGTGGTCGCTCCTCGGCGCCAGCGGCACGGGGATCGATAACGGCGGCCAGTTCGCCCTCTGGACGTTCGGCCCCGGCGGCGCCAGACCGCTGCTTGCTTCGGCCGCGGGCGTGACACCCGGCAACACCTTCGACGAGCCGGCCATCGGTGCGCATGCCCACTACTACTTCGGCTTCAGCGGGGCCGGCGTCTACAACCTGACCCTGCGGTTCACGGGCACGACCAACCTCCCCGACCCGGTGACCCCCGCCGTCCCCGAGCCCGCCACGCTCGTCATGTCGGGCCTCGGCCTCGCCGGCGTTTGCTTCGCCGGGCTGCGCCGCAAGAAGACCATCACCGTCGAGGCCTGA
- a CDS encoding DUF1559 domain-containing protein, with the protein MRSSCKVRVRAFTLIELLVVISIIAVLIALLLPAVQSAREAARRIQCTNNMKQLGLALHNYESTHGSFPYGATSAAAGPDGGCLNGLHSWFARVLPMMEQAPLANSINFAVGMADNCGDAFALSHQAVISGTHPSATAARTVINALLCPSDRYADNDVMGSSRPAPSNYSGNAGWTPQATGIAPMAAGHTSEGRHNGFIGLDTSAVKATWHTGPVRISEVTDGLSQTVAVAERRISGMSSALDPASAFREPEPMRSFCAGTTGTMRDLGGWQRYCQVIDVPDPAWSAFHGRSWISGWGHAGTTYLQVLKINGRNCHIYGGEQDANILVTPSSQHPGGINVLLGDGAVRFVKTTVAQPVWWSLGSRNGGEIVDASAAF; encoded by the coding sequence ATGAGATCCTCGTGCAAGGTGCGGGTCCGCGCGTTCACACTGATCGAGCTGCTGGTCGTCATCAGCATCATCGCGGTCCTGATCGCACTGCTGCTGCCGGCCGTCCAATCGGCCCGCGAGGCGGCCAGGCGCATCCAGTGCACCAACAACATGAAGCAGTTGGGACTGGCACTACATAACTACGAGTCAACGCATGGATCATTTCCTTATGGGGCGACCTCGGCGGCGGCAGGGCCGGACGGGGGCTGCCTTAATGGGCTACACAGCTGGTTCGCCCGGGTCCTGCCCATGATGGAGCAGGCTCCGCTGGCCAATTCCATCAACTTCGCGGTGGGCATGGCCGACAATTGCGGCGATGCGTTCGCGCTCAGCCATCAGGCGGTCATCTCCGGAACGCACCCCTCGGCCACGGCCGCGCGGACGGTCATCAACGCATTGCTCTGCCCCTCGGATCGCTATGCGGACAATGACGTGATGGGTAGCTCTCGACCGGCCCCGTCGAATTACTCCGGGAACGCAGGCTGGACGCCGCAGGCGACCGGGATCGCACCGATGGCGGCCGGTCATACCTCCGAGGGCCGGCATAACGGCTTTATCGGGCTGGACACGTCGGCGGTGAAGGCGACCTGGCACACGGGGCCGGTACGCATCTCGGAGGTCACCGACGGCCTGAGCCAGACGGTGGCCGTCGCCGAGAGGCGGATCAGCGGGATGAGCAGTGCACTGGACCCGGCGTCGGCCTTCCGGGAGCCGGAGCCGATGCGTTCCTTCTGCGCGGGGACCACCGGCACCATGCGCGACCTCGGCGGATGGCAACGCTACTGCCAGGTGATCGACGTGCCCGACCCCGCCTGGTCTGCCTTCCACGGCCGGTCCTGGATCTCAGGATGGGGCCACGCGGGCACCACGTATCTCCAGGTGCTGAAGATCAACGGCCGCAATTGCCACATCTACGGCGGAGAGCAGGACGCCAACATCCTGGTCACGCCCAGCAGCCAGCACCCCGGCGGGATCAACGTTTTGCTGGGCGATGGCGCCGTCCGGTTCGTCAAGACGACCGTGGCCCAGCCCGTCTGGTGGTCGCTCGGCAGCCGCAATGGCGGCGAGATCGTCGACGCCTCGGCGGCGTTCTGA
- a CDS encoding 3-oxoacyl-ACP reductase family protein, giving the protein MGVLDRFRLDGRVALVTGGSRGLGRAICQAFAEAGATVILTARSADAAQAVAAELASQTGARTLGLAAEMTSAADVEAMVDRAQDAFGGVDILVNNAGINIRGPIETLAESDWDAVIDTNLKGPWLACRALAKPFKARGWGRVINVSSMLGEISLADRTPYCSSKGGLTLMTKTLALEWAPYGVNVNALCPGPFSTEINLPLLNDPVLRETMVSKVPMKRWGDPEELGPIAVFLASDASSFVTGSTFFIDGGYTAQ; this is encoded by the coding sequence ATGGGTGTCCTGGATCGTTTCCGGCTCGACGGTCGGGTTGCGTTGGTAACCGGGGGCTCGCGAGGGCTCGGCCGGGCGATCTGCCAGGCGTTTGCCGAGGCGGGAGCGACAGTCATCCTGACGGCGCGATCGGCCGACGCGGCGCAGGCGGTCGCGGCCGAACTGGCCTCGCAGACCGGCGCCAGGACGTTGGGCCTTGCCGCCGAGATGACCTCCGCCGCCGACGTCGAGGCGATGGTCGACCGTGCGCAGGACGCCTTCGGCGGGGTCGACATCCTGGTCAACAACGCCGGGATCAACATCAGGGGGCCGATCGAGACCCTGGCCGAGTCCGACTGGGACGCGGTGATCGACACCAACCTGAAGGGCCCCTGGCTCGCCTGCCGCGCCCTGGCCAAGCCGTTCAAGGCCCGGGGCTGGGGCCGAGTGATCAATGTCTCCAGCATGCTCGGCGAGATCAGCCTCGCCGATCGGACCCCTTACTGCTCGAGCAAGGGGGGGCTGACGCTGATGACCAAGACCCTGGCCCTGGAATGGGCCCCTTACGGCGTGAACGTCAACGCCCTCTGCCCCGGGCCGTTCTCCACCGAGATCAACCTTCCCCTGCTGAACGACCCCGTCCTGCGCGAGACGATGGTCTCCAAGGTGCCGATGAAGCGCTGGGGCGACCCGGAGGAACTGGGGCCGATCGCCGTCTTCCTGGCGTCGGACGCCTCCAGCTTCGTGACCGGCTCGACCTTCTTCATCGACGGTGGCTACACCGCCCAGTAG
- a CDS encoding amidase: protein MNLFPPADETIEGVGRALRDGRLTCVGLLGLCLARIDDREADVRAWVVVDREGAARQAAGLDADLASGLDRGPLHGIPLGIKDIVDVEGLPTAAGAKQWAKGAAADDAEVVARLRAAGAVILGKTVTTAYAWVDPAVTHNPWDLDRTPGGSSSGSAAALASGMCLGAIGTQTGGSIVRPSSYCGIAGFKPRFGENPTRGVVPLAEHLDHPGPMARCVADLIHLQRVLAPSSDFEAKDDAPPRVLVAAWMLQRAEDSMRRAFDRALEALDRAGATMIGVADPLPFEEILADYRKIVAVEAAHVHAARMAELPGDYPPRIRLLVEEGLKVAADDYRVARERQEALRSAGSRIDGDLLAAPATMGAAPDRTTTGDPSMNAPFSFLGLPVVTFPVGLSAEGLPLGIQLAGIGPRAGSSAATLRAAAWCERVVREGFATSFA, encoded by the coding sequence ATGAATCTGTTCCCCCCGGCCGATGAGACCATCGAGGGCGTCGGCCGGGCCCTGCGCGACGGGCGGCTGACCTGCGTCGGGCTGCTGGGGCTCTGCCTGGCTCGCATCGACGACCGCGAAGCGGATGTCAGGGCCTGGGTGGTGGTCGACCGCGAGGGGGCCGCCAGGCAGGCCGCCGGGCTCGATGCCGACCTGGCCTCGGGGCTCGACCGGGGGCCTCTGCACGGCATCCCGCTGGGGATCAAGGATATTGTCGACGTAGAGGGGCTGCCCACGGCGGCCGGGGCGAAGCAGTGGGCGAAGGGGGCGGCCGCGGACGATGCCGAGGTCGTGGCCAGGCTGCGGGCCGCCGGCGCGGTCATCCTGGGCAAGACGGTGACGACCGCCTATGCCTGGGTCGACCCCGCCGTCACGCATAACCCCTGGGACCTGGACCGGACGCCGGGGGGCTCGTCGTCGGGCTCGGCCGCGGCGCTGGCCTCGGGGATGTGCCTGGGGGCGATCGGCACCCAGACGGGGGGCTCGATCGTCAGGCCATCGTCGTACTGCGGCATCGCCGGCTTCAAGCCGCGATTCGGCGAGAACCCGACACGCGGGGTGGTGCCTCTCGCCGAGCACCTGGACCACCCCGGCCCGATGGCCCGCTGCGTGGCCGACCTGATCCACCTCCAGCGCGTGCTGGCCCCTTCGAGCGATTTCGAAGCGAAGGACGACGCGCCGCCGAGGGTCCTCGTGGCGGCCTGGATGCTCCAGCGGGCCGAGGACTCGATGCGCCGGGCCTTCGACCGGGCCCTCGAGGCGCTGGACCGGGCCGGCGCCACCATGATCGGCGTGGCCGACCCCCTCCCCTTCGAGGAGATTTTGGCCGACTACCGCAAAATCGTCGCCGTCGAGGCCGCGCACGTCCATGCGGCGCGGATGGCCGAGCTTCCAGGGGACTACCCGCCGCGGATCCGGCTGCTGGTCGAGGAAGGCCTGAAGGTTGCGGCCGACGACTATCGAGTGGCCCGTGAGCGGCAGGAGGCCCTCAGGTCGGCCGGGTCGCGGATCGACGGCGATTTATTGGCCGCGCCGGCCACAATGGGGGCGGCCCCCGACCGAACGACTACGGGGGACCCGTCGATGAACGCCCCGTTCAGCTTCCTGGGCCTGCCCGTCGTCACGTTCCCGGTCGGGCTGTCGGCCGAAGGGCTGCCGCTGGGCATCCAGCTCGCAGGGATCGGCCCGAGGGCGGGGTCGTCGGCCGCGACGCTCCGCGCGGCTGCCTGGTGCGAGCGGGTCGTCCGCGAAGGGTTCGCGACTTCGTTCGCCTGA
- the argJ gene encoding bifunctional glutamate N-acetyltransferase/amino-acid acetyltransferase ArgJ — MAGANGQASLKIPKGYRAGAVRAGIKPSGGLDLTVLASETDCSAAGTFTLNRVAAAPVKWGRDHVPSGAIRAIVINAGNANAATGAQGEADVSATAEHVARGLGCRADQVLVASTGVIGHHLPMAKVEAGVAGAIAELSAGEENFRLASQAIMTTDTRTKVVARTIELAGREIRILGLAKGAAMIGPRMATMLGFLLTDANVSPTDLQAALGEAVETSFNCISVEGHTSTNDTVFLLANGAAGGDPLEGDDLGRFADVIKDACGELARMIPEDGEGATHLITIDVVGTIDREEARTIARAVADSPLVKTAIHGADPNWGRIVSAAGYSGVEFDESELSLHLNGVLLYEDGAPRPFDAVAVSDSIRSNRETAIKLTLTRGDGAIRFWTCDLTAEYIRLNADYTT; from the coding sequence ATGGCGGGTGCGAACGGTCAGGCGTCGCTGAAGATTCCGAAGGGCTATCGGGCCGGGGCCGTCCGGGCCGGGATCAAGCCCTCGGGGGGCCTGGACCTGACGGTGCTCGCCTCGGAGACCGATTGCAGCGCGGCCGGCACGTTCACGCTGAACAGGGTCGCCGCGGCACCCGTGAAGTGGGGCCGCGACCACGTCCCGTCCGGCGCCATCCGCGCCATCGTCATCAACGCCGGCAACGCCAATGCCGCCACCGGGGCCCAGGGCGAGGCCGACGTCTCGGCGACCGCCGAGCACGTCGCGCGAGGGCTCGGCTGCCGGGCCGATCAGGTGCTCGTCGCCTCGACGGGCGTCATCGGCCATCATCTGCCGATGGCGAAAGTCGAGGCCGGGGTCGCCGGTGCGATCGCCGAACTCTCCGCCGGCGAGGAAAACTTCCGGCTGGCCTCCCAGGCGATCATGACCACCGACACCCGGACCAAGGTCGTCGCCCGCACAATCGAGCTGGCAGGGCGCGAAATCCGCATCCTCGGCCTGGCCAAGGGGGCCGCGATGATCGGCCCGCGGATGGCCACGATGCTCGGGTTCCTGCTGACCGACGCCAACGTCAGCCCGACGGACCTGCAAGCGGCCCTGGGCGAGGCGGTCGAGACGTCGTTCAACTGCATCTCCGTCGAGGGGCACACCAGCACCAACGACACGGTCTTCCTGCTCGCCAACGGGGCGGCCGGCGGCGACCCGCTTGAAGGCGACGACCTGGGCCGGTTCGCCGACGTCATCAAGGACGCCTGCGGAGAGCTGGCGCGGATGATCCCCGAGGACGGCGAGGGGGCGACGCACCTGATCACCATCGACGTGGTCGGGACCATCGACCGCGAGGAGGCCCGCACCATCGCGCGGGCTGTGGCCGACAGCCCGCTGGTCAAGACCGCGATCCACGGCGCCGACCCCAACTGGGGCCGGATCGTGTCGGCGGCCGGTTATTCGGGGGTCGAGTTCGACGAGTCCGAGTTGTCACTGCACCTGAACGGCGTCCTGCTCTACGAGGATGGGGCCCCCCGCCCCTTCGACGCGGTGGCCGTGTCGGATTCGATCCGCTCCAACCGCGAGACCGCCATCAAACTCACCCTGACCCGCGGCGACGGCGCCATCCGGTTCTGGACATGCGACCTGACCGCCGAGTACATCCGGCTCAACGCCGACTACACGACCTGA